The Solanum dulcamara chromosome 6, daSolDulc1.2, whole genome shotgun sequence genome contains the following window.
ttttggaaaatattttccttacaTTTTTAagggaagtcattttccttgaatttgaggaaaataagttgatttgaaaaatattttctaaaatatttaaaccaatcaaaaataaaaaaattagaaaatattttctgaaaaatattttctttcataccaAACTCACCCTAAGTCCTAATAAGTCGGTGCCCGGTGTGGTGCAAGATAGGAAAATGTTCTTGCAACTTAATGGACGGATAAGGGTAAAGAACCTAGTACAAGAGAGTCGACCAGAATAATAAATTGAACATAAGCTCGTCGACGGGGAGGGCTAATATTGCTGCCTACAGAAAAATCGGTGGACAATAGAAAAAGTTGGATTGTTTAACAACACAGGTTATAAGTTATTGTATTGTgggataaatatatatatataggaacgAAGTATGAGCCACTGTACAACCAagacttagagcccgtttggatgagattaaaaaaagtaacttttatgtatgaagtgcttttagaacttttatgtgctgaaagttatttttataaataagcagttgagtgtttggataaaagtgcttatgttaaAAATAAGTTATTGATGTGTTTGGCAAATAAGTGCTGTTAAGCACTTATTTTCTatcaaaattattgaaataCCCTTAAATATGTTAACACCATAATAAGTTgatttaaaagatttttaaactCTAAAGTTGATTTTAATCAAAAGTAATTTATAATGTAAAATCACTTCcactataaaatatttatttaagttaatttttttataaatacatgtCCCATTTACGCTTTCTAATGAAGTTTGTTGGAGTAATGTGGTTGCTTTAGTATCTTTTGTTTCCAACCAAAACCACTCcactatattttttataaatacatgtTCCATTCACGCTTTCTAATGAAATTTGTTGGAGTAATGTGGTTGCTTTAGTATCTTTTGTTTCCAACCAAAACCACTCCACTATAAATACAAAAAGTagaaaatattcatataatacaagcaTCAAGCATTAGAAATGTCACTAGCAATCATATTACGAAACCCCATCCAATAGACATCATTCTTTTCTCCTACAGCTTCGACATCTACATTGTTAGCTCTTGAAGTTGTGccaatatcattaaaatcaatCGATGGAATATAACTCTCATTCTCGGCTGTTTGGAATGCATCATCCACATTGCATTTTTTTCTAATATAATTGTGAATAGCCATAGTAGCAAGTACGATGTCCCTTTGTGTGTCAATGTGATAGTATGGCATGTCTCTCAAAATAGACCATCTTACTTTCCAAACGCCAAATGTGCGCTCTACTACATTTCTACAAGAAGAGTGTAAATAGTTAATTTTCTCAATGCATCCTCTTGGCTCTTGTAATTGTCGAGTTGCACCGCAGCGAAATTCAGCTAGGTGATATCTTACATTACTTCGTGCTTTACTAGTTTTCGGCATAATTGAATGTAaacaatctaaagaaaggagatttgacattaaataaattattaccgTTAAATAATAGGATAGACATTTGACATGAATTACCACTCCATTGAACAATGCTGGACATTTATCTCTTTCCTAAATGACCAGTATGATTTGGTTGACATAGTGGAAGAAATGAACGTGTATGTTTGGACTTCTTAAATGCTCATACTATTATAGATATagacaatatataaaaattaatttgataatttagggataaatttgaatattttgtCTATCTAGACGACTCCCCCATGGCTAAATGGgaaattattactttttttactattttataataatttaatacaCTACAAATTTTATGTGGTATAAGCTTCATTACTAACATTGATTTTATCAGataaatgataaattattttgtgAGCAAATTGTACACTTTGACTTCCCCATGACAGAGTTTGAACaactctttttttcatttttaagaaaGTGTGTGTACTTTGTTTTTAACATTTGTATCACTACTACTGCTAAGAACATCACATTAGAAGCAACTGCTAAGAAAATCACAATATGAAACTCAGTAATaaaaaagattgagaaaaaatTAGCAGAATGTCACAAGAGGTATTTGCCAAAAGGGGGTAAGGATGTACAGGTCAATATCACACCACAAGCATCCAAACATATTACATCTCTACTAGATGCACCTTCTGCTACCATTACCAAAAAATTGGAGAAACTTTAACAGAATTTCTTCTGGACACAAGACGAGGTAAAAAAATTTCACCTCATGAATCAGAAAAGGAACACAGGAATCAGAAATTAAACAACCAAATGAAACCAAAAAATGCCTAAAATTGATTCTTTTCATACCATTTAACCAAAAACAAATGGAACGACAAGCTCAAATATGAAACTATGAAGTACCACTAACAGAGCAGTAATTAAACAACCAAATGAACAATCctttaaagaaaaattatggTTCTAACCAAAATTGTCTAAAAATGattcttttcattccattcaacaaaaaagaaaagaaaaaagaagctcAAATATGAAGATATGCAGAGATTTAAATTACCTCAAAAGGGGATTTCTGAGATCTACAATGGAGAGATTGTGGAGTGACAGAGGAAGAAGTAGAAATCTCAAGATCGACTAAAGAGAAAATTGTTAGAAACCAAAGCAAAATCAGATTTCACAATATGTTAGCAGCTTCAACAATGGCAGTTGTGGGAGCATTAAGCTCGTCTCCGCTGTCGGAATTGCCATAGCTATTGGTGTCTCTGTTCGTGGTGGACTTCAGTGGAAGAAATGAGGAAATGATgtaaattttagggttaaaagaataaaaagggtagtttggaaatttagttaaaatataagggatataaaagtaatttccatgatcaaataaaatggctttaagcacttagaaaaaaaaagttaggaatcctaactttttatttttggatgactttaagaactttatggcttaacgttagcattaggcaaacaccaTAATAAGCTAAAAAGGACTTATAAGTTGgttgaccaacttataagcccatccaaacgggctcttaggaTAACGttgtagaagtaaggaatattagtGATAGAATTTTCTCGTCAAGACTAGTGtgggaaaggagaatgtgagaaatatttaagaaaaatattatttgaattgtgtatctacattattacataGAGACCTTATTTACagacactacaatacaatcaTTTATCAACTTGGAtaatatttactatttctattcctactactattaatatttctatttttattctaaataggattgtatatacctattcCCATTCTAACACTTTCTCCAAGCTACtgcatacaagtcatatgtACCTACCTTGTTACATATGTAATTAATATAAGGATTGATGAGGGGCTTGATGAGATATCTGCAAATTGATCAATCGACTTAACAAAATTGACAGTCAATCTCAATATGCTTAGTTTTCTCATGAAATAAAAGATTTGATGTATAATGTGATAAAACACATAATGATCAGCTCCACTATGAGTCATGCCAAACACTTGAATTACTGTGATGAACTTTTCAAACCAAGATCGAGAAAACTATTTCAGCCCATAAAGTGACCTTTATAATCGACATACAAGGCTACTAAACTCCCCCTGAGCAACAAAACTAGGTGTATGGTTGCTCCATGTAGAATTCTTCACAGTGTAGTGGTTGCTGGAAAGAGCTCAAAATTTGGTATaatgtcataacccaaccccgtaagccGTGACccaaaatatacatgtatatacgcaagccgactaGGCTACCACTATGAATAGGAATGTTCCAAAATATATGTCATACTAGTACAgctggataacatctatataccacccatatatatgtctacagacctctaagaacatcaatagtaacatatgatgggacagggctcTGCTGTACccatcgataaataaatatatacatcaaaatatctatacCAAAATTCTAGGCTTCGGGACAATGGAGCACTACCAAAATATTTGAATGGAaattctaagctggcggatccctaaaatgaatatttgtacctacggacatgaaacgcagccccccctccaaagaaagggggtcagtacgatatatgtactgagtagataaagcataacatatcataaatgagatcacatctgaagtagagattcaggaTACAAGTATGCTACTCAAGAAATTACTGTACCCGtgccttataaaataaaatcatgcatgattatatcatcTATCATATCCGACCCATTATAGACTCGGTGAATctatcatatacatgtatatcatattcAGTCCATCATGGAGCTCAGtgccatcatcatatcaccatgtcatcatatcatatcatcatatatatatatatatatataccatacccgtccctctagtgaaggactcgatgaataatacAGTAAAACTGTGAAATGAATACAtacccagcccgggactcggtgaaagatacattaaggcatgcacgagtagagtaataagtaaccatatgcatttaaatctttatttgagactcaatcaatagaataattaaaatggaccatcatttgaaaatcaagacaatagtcattttaAGTAACCTTCGATTGCCGTTATAAATCatgccaaatatgaattataccgaagcatgaattatactaaaatataaattttaccaactaggatggctggaaccATACATATAAGTCAAGGTATAACGATCTATATTCTGAAAATTTAGAACATTAGCTATCCTAGTATACTTAAGAATAGGAGTTTCATTGGAATTTATACTTTTATCGttcgtttgtttcatatggatcatgctaAAAGagagaaaggttagctttacataccttt
Protein-coding sequences here:
- the LOC129892765 gene encoding uncharacterized protein LOC129892765; this encodes MPKTSKARSNVRYHLAEFRCGATRQLQEPRGCIEKINYLHSSCRNVVERTFGVWKVRWSILRDMPYYHIDTQRDIVLATMAIHNYIRKKCNVDDAFQTAENESYIPSIDFNDIGTTSRANNVDVEAVGEKNDVYWMGFRNMIASDISNA